One window from the genome of Crinalium epipsammum PCC 9333 encodes:
- a CDS encoding SMP-30/gluconolactonase/LRE family protein: MFYLQKWFGKRTARGYLQPKCQKFSRLFPKSVVIEQVATGFQFTEGPVWMTEDQCLLFSDIPANKIYKLNAARQAAVFREPSHHSNGLTRDGKGRLIACEHGSRCITRTELDGTLTVFSDRFGTQKLNSPNDVIVKSDGAIYFTDPPYGIQPEQQELPFQGVYRLSPTGQDLTVVADDFVKPNGLALSPDEQTLYIADSSERCHIRAFDVQADGTLTNCRVFHTMKAPGATGNPDGMKVDREGRLYATGPGGVWVLEPNGTHLGTIVLPEQPANCAWGDADWQSLYITARTSLYKIRVNTPGIAVP; the protein is encoded by the coding sequence ATGTTTTACTTGCAAAAATGGTTTGGAAAACGCACTGCACGAGGATACTTACAACCAAAATGTCAGAAGTTTTCACGTTTATTTCCGAAATCTGTCGTGATTGAACAGGTAGCTACCGGATTTCAGTTTACGGAAGGTCCCGTTTGGATGACTGAAGACCAGTGTTTACTGTTCAGCGACATTCCTGCTAACAAAATCTACAAGCTCAATGCTGCTCGTCAAGCCGCTGTTTTCCGAGAGCCAAGTCATCATTCCAACGGATTGACCCGCGATGGCAAAGGACGATTGATTGCCTGTGAACATGGGAGCCGTTGCATCACCCGCACTGAGCTAGACGGAACCCTAACGGTCTTCAGCGATCGCTTCGGCACCCAAAAACTAAACAGCCCAAACGATGTCATTGTGAAAAGTGATGGGGCGATCTACTTCACCGATCCGCCGTATGGTATTCAACCTGAGCAGCAAGAACTGCCATTCCAGGGCGTTTATCGGCTTTCACCAACTGGTCAAGACCTGACGGTAGTTGCGGATGATTTTGTCAAACCCAATGGTCTTGCGTTGTCGCCCGATGAACAAACGCTTTACATTGCCGATTCATCTGAGCGTTGCCACATTCGCGCCTTTGATGTGCAGGCAGATGGCACGCTTACAAATTGTCGTGTGTTTCACACCATGAAGGCTCCAGGGGCAACAGGCAACCCAGATGGCATGAAGGTTGATCGAGAAGGGCGTCTTTACGCGACTGGACCTGGAGGAGTGTGGGTGTTAGAGCCAAATGGTACTCATTTAGGAACAATCGTGTTACCTGAACAGCCTGCGAACTGCGCTTGGGGTGATGCCGACTGGCAAAGCCTTTACATCACAGCCCGCACTTCGCTATACAAAATTCGCGTTAATACACCAGGAATTGCTGTCCCATGA
- a CDS encoding DNA-binding protein, with the protein MSNEVLTTAQAAELLQVSVNCIRQWKSRKAEQLLESIHWITGDNNQTLWTQTGLEALQQIKGVTASVTDDVTTGVTESVTDPLQRYNPLVESVSNAITQGLIGRIDKVVTRNIGIAIAKPMTSTECVTLLTELGLKPCNPELLLSGNQPNLLTESKEN; encoded by the coding sequence ATGAGTAACGAAGTGCTTACTACTGCCCAAGCTGCTGAACTGTTACAGGTTAGCGTCAATTGCATCAGGCAATGGAAATCGCGAAAAGCTGAACAGCTATTAGAGAGCATCCATTGGATAACTGGCGACAATAATCAAACCTTGTGGACACAGACAGGGCTTGAGGCGTTACAGCAGATTAAAGGTGTAACAGCCAGCGTGACAGATGATGTCACAACTGGCGTTACAGAGAGCGTTACAGACCCATTACAGCGTTACAACCCATTAGTGGAGAGCGTTTCAAATGCCATTACACAAGGGTTAATCGGACGCATTGACAAGGTTGTTACGCGCAATATCGGAATTGCGATCGCCAAACCAATGACCTCGACTGAGTGCGTAACCTTGCTAACTGAGTTGGGATTAAAACCTTGTAACCCAGAACTGCTTCTAAGTGGCAATCAACCAAATTTACTAACTGAATCTAAGGAGAACTAA
- a CDS encoding tetratricopeptide repeat protein has product MDQLLNLDINSALTQFKLANAWQIQGKFEDAFIRYQETLRLQPDYLPAYQQLGNLMLKQRRMDEALEYYEQALALDFEATNLSFYYQCLGLPKQHPAPSIKCENVSFGKEKSNALSTGKINLGSQKVFGYHRSGWSFAIQSLSSLHNPQGILFDGCLENQFLFQHNRVGKRSPRILAKMQADGVFQSLATSEEKGIIPYQKPWIGFLHNPHSMPTWFNDQNSPQKLFEKATWQASLPHCVGLFALSEHFAHWLREQTGKPVSVLTHPTEIPDKQFDFDQFLANHKKKIVQIGWWLRKLHSIYQLPLAQDNPLNYQKVRLGFLFESGEAVFAQLMKREARIYKIQVDESYLANTTVIQHIPDDQYDDLLSKNIAFVDLYDSSANNAIIECIARATPLLVNPLPAVKEYLGEDYPMYFHTLEEAAEKALDISLILETHHYLKSCETREKLSAEYFLNSFCNSEVYQLI; this is encoded by the coding sequence ATGGATCAGTTATTAAACCTAGATATCAACTCAGCCCTAACTCAATTCAAGTTGGCTAATGCTTGGCAAATTCAGGGCAAATTTGAGGATGCATTTATCCGCTATCAAGAGACCTTGCGATTACAACCTGACTATCTGCCAGCCTATCAGCAGTTAGGGAATTTGATGCTGAAACAACGCCGGATGGACGAGGCACTGGAGTACTATGAGCAAGCACTTGCACTTGATTTTGAAGCAACTAATCTTTCGTTTTATTATCAATGTTTGGGCTTGCCGAAACAGCATCCTGCTCCGTCAATCAAATGTGAAAATGTTTCTTTTGGAAAGGAAAAATCAAATGCGCTATCAACTGGCAAAATAAATCTTGGTAGCCAAAAAGTTTTTGGATATCATCGCAGTGGCTGGAGCTTTGCGATCCAGTCACTTAGTTCTTTGCACAATCCTCAAGGCATTTTGTTTGATGGCTGTTTAGAGAATCAGTTTCTCTTTCAGCACAATCGTGTGGGTAAGCGATCGCCGCGAATATTAGCCAAAATGCAGGCAGATGGAGTCTTTCAAAGTTTGGCAACTTCCGAAGAAAAGGGAATAATTCCCTATCAGAAACCTTGGATCGGATTTCTGCATAATCCCCATTCCATGCCGACTTGGTTTAATGATCAAAACTCACCCCAAAAACTATTTGAAAAGGCAACTTGGCAAGCTAGCTTACCTCATTGCGTCGGATTGTTTGCACTATCTGAGCATTTTGCTCATTGGCTGAGAGAACAAACAGGCAAACCAGTTTCTGTACTAACCCACCCAACCGAGATTCCTGACAAACAGTTTGATTTTGACCAGTTCCTTGCCAATCATAAAAAAAAGATAGTACAGATTGGTTGGTGGTTGCGAAAGTTACATTCAATTTATCAATTACCTCTAGCTCAGGATAATCCCCTAAACTATCAAAAAGTGAGACTAGGATTTCTATTTGAATCCGGAGAAGCAGTATTTGCTCAACTTATGAAAAGAGAGGCACGAATTTATAAAATTCAAGTTGATGAATCGTATTTAGCTAATACAACCGTTATTCAACATATTCCTGATGATCAATATGATGATCTATTATCAAAAAATATTGCCTTTGTAGATTTGTATGATTCCAGTGCTAACAATGCTATTATCGAGTGCATTGCCCGTGCTACTCCACTACTCGTGAATCCTCTCCCAGCGGTGAAAGAGTATCTTGGAGAAGACTATCCTATGTACTTTCATACACTAGAAGAAGCGGCAGAAAAAGCATTGGATATCTCGCTGATTTTAGAGACGCACCATTATCTAAAATCCTGTGAAACTCGAGAGAAACTATCGGCAGAGTATTTCCTAAACAGCTTTTGCAACAGCGAAGTCTATCAACTGATTTAA
- a CDS encoding ABC transporter ATP-binding protein produces the protein MLKIKRAIVLVWQSSSRWTLIHVTLITFQSILPLALLYIIKLIVDNIAISLRTGDKMQIFSHIIFLLFNAGLLMLLINFNAVISELASTTLSQRVTDHLQVTLYKKAIQIDLESYESPQHQDILERAKWEAPYRPTQMLNSLTSVGQSTVSLLAIAVLLISLHWALISVLLFASIPTMIVRFQQSKVLYKWRRYQTEMERKANYLGHLLLEYHPAKEIRLFNLGDLLINRFYSLRQQLFKEKLAITTRQAITRLITQGFTGIAILITYGFIINQTIYGKFQLGDLVLYSQAFQRAQGALGSLISGLGQVHENNLFLADLFEFLALNPTISEPLHPKLVPRPMQQGIVFQDVSFQYQNSPRQAIKQVNLTIAPGEIIALVGENGSGKTTLVKLLSRLYDVTQGSITIDGINLQHFSVKDLHRQISVIFQDYTRYQLTVEDNIWFGDIDLPPTPERITQAARQSGADAVIQSLPKGYQNLLGKWFREGEELSGGQWQKIALARAFLRDAQLVVLDEPTSAMDAKAEAEVFQQFRDLMRDRSALLITHRLSTVKMADRIYVMHQGEIVENGTHDQLMALRGTYAHLFEIQARNYQ, from the coding sequence ATGCTAAAGATCAAGCGTGCAATCGTATTAGTCTGGCAAAGTTCTTCTCGCTGGACTTTAATTCATGTTACTTTAATTACGTTTCAGAGTATATTGCCTCTAGCGTTACTTTATATTATTAAACTCATTGTTGATAACATTGCCATTAGTCTTCGTACTGGCGATAAAATGCAGATATTTAGTCATATTATATTCCTGTTATTCAATGCAGGACTGTTGATGTTGTTGATAAATTTCAATGCTGTAATTTCTGAGCTAGCATCAACAACGCTATCACAACGGGTTACAGATCACCTGCAAGTGACCCTGTATAAAAAAGCAATCCAGATTGATTTAGAGTCTTACGAAAGTCCCCAACATCAGGACATTTTGGAACGCGCTAAGTGGGAAGCCCCTTACCGTCCGACCCAAATGCTAAATAGCTTGACATCTGTAGGGCAAAGTACTGTCTCGCTATTGGCGATCGCTGTTTTGCTCATCTCTCTCCATTGGGCACTCATCAGTGTTTTATTATTTGCCTCCATTCCAACCATGATCGTTCGCTTTCAGCAATCAAAAGTTCTTTACAAGTGGCGTCGCTATCAGACTGAGATGGAACGAAAAGCCAACTATTTGGGACATTTATTGCTAGAATATCACCCTGCTAAGGAAATTAGATTATTTAATTTAGGTGATTTGCTTATTAATCGATTTTATAGCCTCAGGCAGCAACTGTTTAAAGAAAAACTTGCAATTACTACTCGGCAAGCCATCACCCGACTGATTACACAGGGATTTACTGGAATTGCAATATTAATTACCTATGGCTTTATTATTAATCAAACAATTTATGGTAAATTTCAATTAGGAGATTTGGTGCTGTACAGCCAAGCCTTTCAGCGAGCTCAGGGTGCATTAGGAAGCCTAATTTCTGGACTAGGGCAAGTACATGAAAATAACTTATTTCTTGCTGATTTATTTGAGTTTCTAGCTTTAAACCCGACTATAAGTGAGCCTCTACATCCTAAATTAGTGCCTCGTCCCATGCAACAGGGTATTGTATTTCAGGATGTGAGCTTTCAATATCAAAACTCACCACGCCAAGCGATCAAACAGGTTAATCTTACTATTGCGCCGGGAGAAATCATTGCTTTAGTTGGAGAAAACGGGTCTGGTAAAACCACATTAGTGAAACTGCTTTCCCGTCTTTATGACGTGACCCAAGGCAGTATTACTATCGATGGTATTAATTTACAGCACTTTTCGGTGAAGGATTTGCATCGCCAGATCAGTGTGATTTTTCAGGACTATACTCGCTATCAGCTCACGGTGGAAGACAATATCTGGTTTGGTGATATTGACCTGCCTCCAACCCCTGAACGAATTACTCAAGCGGCTCGACAGTCCGGTGCCGATGCCGTAATCCAGAGTTTGCCAAAAGGGTACCAGAACTTGCTGGGGAAATGGTTTAGGGAGGGAGAAGAACTCAGTGGAGGGCAATGGCAGAAAATTGCTCTGGCACGTGCCTTCCTGCGGGATGCTCAGTTGGTGGTGCTTGATGAGCCGACGAGTGCGATGGATGCCAAAGCAGAGGCAGAGGTGTTTCAGCAGTTTCGCGATCTGATGCGCGATCGCTCTGCACTTTTAATTACCCATCGCCTTTCGACTGTCAAAATGGCGGATCGGATTTATGTCATGCATCAAGGGGAGATTGTGGAAAATGGCACCCACGATCAATTGATGGCACTACGAGGCACCTATGCCCATTTGTTTGAAATCCAAGCGAGAAATTATCAATGA
- a CDS encoding FkbM family methyltransferase codes for MGYLYRKIIDGLTRFAPAILPAKRQYYNETNNDRWIAEYIFPSKRGGYFLEVGAANGKEASSCYVLEKEFEWTGICVEPNDGFFEQLIVNRPHSICEPVCLSNKPGKVIFIEGSDDTVSPYLSGIKSNLEQVKYQGKEVVQKGRAVEKSAITLEALLKKYHAPKVIDYAAFDIEGSELDVLEVFPFDDYQFLALSLECDGSIRLPISQLLKSNGYRSAKNPFNRDKPWEMYWVHKSVC; via the coding sequence ATGGGATACCTGTATCGAAAAATCATTGATGGGCTAACTCGATTTGCTCCAGCAATACTCCCAGCGAAAAGGCAATATTACAATGAGACTAATAACGATCGCTGGATTGCTGAGTATATCTTTCCCAGTAAACGAGGTGGGTACTTCTTAGAAGTTGGAGCAGCCAATGGTAAAGAAGCCAGTAGTTGTTATGTTCTGGAAAAGGAATTTGAGTGGACAGGAATTTGTGTCGAACCCAATGATGGTTTTTTTGAACAACTCATTGTTAATCGTCCGCATAGTATTTGCGAACCAGTTTGCCTTTCTAATAAGCCCGGAAAAGTCATCTTTATAGAAGGCAGTGACGATACTGTAAGTCCTTATTTGAGTGGAATTAAATCTAACCTCGAACAAGTCAAGTATCAGGGCAAAGAAGTGGTTCAGAAAGGTAGAGCAGTTGAGAAAAGTGCAATAACTCTAGAGGCACTTCTCAAAAAATATCATGCGCCCAAGGTGATCGACTATGCTGCTTTTGATATTGAGGGTAGTGAGTTAGATGTTTTAGAAGTTTTTCCATTTGATGACTATCAATTTCTGGCATTGAGTTTGGAATGTGATGGCTCCATCCGTCTACCTATTTCTCAGTTACTAAAATCGAACGGGTATCGAAGCGCTAAAAATCCATTTAATCGGGATAAGCCTTGGGAAATGTATTGGGTACATAAGAGTGTTTGCTAG
- a CDS encoding glycosyltransferase family 2 protein, which produces MTSNFPLISVIIAVYNREQYLAEAIESVLAQTYPAIELIVVDDGSSDRSAEVAQRYPITYHFQRNGGISSARNAGISLATGEFLAFLDSDDIWVVDKLSKQMAVFESDPNLEAVFGYAQQFYSPELDETFRQRIRCPEQPIAAHISSAMLIKRTAFLRIGVFDTQLKAGIDMSWYISAIEHHIQQVTLPDVVYCRRLHEKNNGITERHNGNQRLYLLKGKLDRQRANQSSSIQGF; this is translated from the coding sequence ATGACTTCTAATTTTCCACTTATTAGCGTCATTATTGCGGTCTACAACCGCGAGCAATATTTAGCAGAGGCGATCGAAAGCGTCCTCGCTCAAACCTATCCTGCGATCGAACTGATTGTGGTCGATGATGGATCGAGTGATCGCAGTGCCGAAGTTGCCCAAAGATATCCTATTACCTACCACTTCCAACGCAATGGAGGGATTAGTTCGGCTCGAAATGCCGGGATTTCTCTTGCAACTGGTGAATTTCTTGCCTTTTTAGATTCTGACGATATTTGGGTGGTGGACAAGCTCTCCAAACAGATGGCAGTTTTTGAGTCTGATCCAAACCTAGAGGCTGTATTTGGCTATGCCCAACAATTTTATAGCCCTGAATTGGATGAAACGTTTCGCCAGCGAATTCGGTGTCCAGAGCAACCAATCGCTGCTCATATTTCCAGTGCCATGTTGATCAAGCGAACCGCATTCCTCCGGATTGGAGTGTTTGATACTCAGTTAAAAGCAGGTATTGATATGAGTTGGTATATTTCTGCGATCGAACATCATATCCAACAGGTTACGCTTCCTGATGTTGTTTATTGCAGACGTCTGCATGAAAAGAACAATGGTATTACTGAACGCCATAACGGGAACCAACGCCTATACCTTCTCAAAGGTAAACTGGATCGGCAAAGAGCTAACCAATCTTCTTCGATTCAGGGGTTCTAA
- a CDS encoding nucleotidyltransferase domain-containing protein, whose product MTTLPVEVTVLLACVRFYLGTITKSEVTCLLTSDINWTTLLQTAIDNGVMPILYQSLKAINEDLVPRAVMVQLQTCNRMNGLHNFSQTKELLKILAQLEKAGIDAIPFKGPTLAASVYGNVTLRQFNDLDILVRQKDFWQAKAVLVAQGYQSSISEVNEIEMFNRSLQISLSQSTPEVTMLNQRFQPSLLHSNPERSIDLHWGIPPRRIWKSDRFKRFWENLYLIDLMGQPIKTFSLETTLVIQCINVAKEPGRRSFKQICDIGQIIRAYPDLNWQSALKLSSELRSQQLFLIGLTVTRKLLHIPLPQFMLEMLMRNQPSDESVFENDPLGENLCLRAPLNGLQSWWWEYTYQLKTLDRSWDGLFITEYYLQTFLRIVLSPSERDRELLPLPSGLFFLYYIIHPIRLLIKYLPLSKSFVMGNKL is encoded by the coding sequence ATGACGACCCTACCTGTCGAAGTAACGGTTCTGCTTGCCTGTGTACGGTTTTATTTGGGTACGATAACGAAGAGCGAAGTGACTTGTTTACTCACCTCAGATATAAACTGGACAACTCTACTCCAAACTGCGATCGACAATGGTGTCATGCCAATATTGTATCAGAGCCTCAAAGCGATCAATGAGGATTTGGTACCGCGAGCGGTGATGGTGCAATTGCAAACGTGCAACCGCATGAATGGACTGCACAATTTTTCTCAAACCAAGGAATTACTAAAGATTTTGGCGCAGCTTGAGAAAGCTGGAATTGATGCCATTCCTTTTAAAGGACCGACTCTCGCAGCATCTGTTTATGGCAATGTGACGCTACGCCAATTTAATGATCTAGACATCTTGGTGAGGCAAAAAGACTTTTGGCAGGCGAAAGCCGTTTTGGTCGCCCAGGGTTATCAATCTAGTATCTCAGAAGTAAACGAAATTGAGATGTTCAATCGCTCTCTTCAAATCTCTTTGTCACAGAGTACCCCTGAAGTGACGATGTTAAATCAGCGATTTCAACCCTCTTTACTACACAGCAACCCAGAAAGAAGTATTGATTTACACTGGGGAATTCCGCCCAGACGAATTTGGAAGAGTGATCGGTTTAAGCGGTTTTGGGAAAATCTATATCTGATCGATCTGATGGGTCAGCCAATTAAAACCTTCTCTTTGGAAACAACCTTAGTAATTCAATGTATAAATGTTGCTAAAGAACCTGGGAGGCGATCGTTTAAGCAAATCTGCGATATCGGTCAAATCATTCGAGCTTATCCTGATTTGAATTGGCAATCAGCCCTGAAACTGTCTTCTGAGTTACGTAGTCAGCAATTATTCTTAATAGGACTCACTGTTACCCGTAAACTTCTACATATTCCCTTACCCCAGTTTATGCTAGAGATGCTGATGAGGAATCAGCCAAGCGACGAGAGTGTTTTTGAGAACGATCCCTTAGGGGAAAACTTGTGTCTACGTGCTCCTCTGAATGGACTCCAATCCTGGTGGTGGGAATACACATATCAACTCAAAACTCTGGATCGATCATGGGATGGGCTATTTATCACCGAATACTATCTGCAAACGTTTCTCAGAATTGTGCTGTCACCAAGTGAACGCGATCGCGAATTATTGCCGCTCCCCAGTGGATTATTTTTTCTTTACTATATAATTCATCCCATCCGATTGTTAATCAAGTATTTGCCCTTAAGTAAATCATTCGTAATGGGAAATAAACTTTAG
- a CDS encoding NAD-dependent epimerase/dehydratase family protein: MRHFFQFCPHPNQKIVLLTGAAGEIGTSLRQHLGDNYHFRCFDRVRVRDAKDAQVADVTNFKAVLKAMRGVDAVIHLAANPNVEQSWQDVYSSGIGGTYNVFEAARQAGVKQIIYASTNHVSGWREVQQEPQIKPEQPVRPDSLYAVGKAFGEALGQFFVDRYDLSVVCLRIGAFKTDPKLYQPNDRLLATWCSARDLAQLVKRSLEHENLGFQIFYAISGNTRRYWDISNAQALLGYEPQDNAEDLLTNESRQENQV; the protein is encoded by the coding sequence ATGCGTCATTTCTTTCAGTTTTGTCCCCATCCCAATCAAAAAATTGTTTTGTTAACGGGTGCAGCCGGGGAGATTGGGACTTCTTTGCGTCAACATCTAGGTGACAACTATCACTTTCGCTGTTTTGATCGCGTCCGAGTTCGTGATGCCAAAGATGCCCAAGTTGCCGATGTCACGAATTTTAAGGCAGTTCTCAAGGCAATGCGCGGCGTAGATGCAGTGATTCATCTTGCTGCAAACCCGAATGTCGAGCAATCTTGGCAAGACGTTTACAGCAGTGGCATTGGGGGCACTTATAATGTGTTTGAAGCAGCTCGCCAAGCTGGGGTCAAGCAGATTATTTATGCCAGCACGAATCATGTTTCAGGCTGGCGGGAAGTGCAACAGGAACCCCAGATTAAGCCTGAACAGCCTGTCCGTCCTGACTCTTTGTATGCCGTCGGTAAAGCGTTTGGAGAAGCCTTGGGGCAGTTTTTTGTTGATCGCTATGACCTGTCAGTTGTGTGTCTTCGTATTGGTGCGTTTAAAACTGATCCAAAACTTTATCAGCCAAATGATCGTTTGTTGGCAACTTGGTGTAGTGCACGGGATTTGGCTCAATTGGTAAAGCGATCGCTAGAGCATGAAAATCTTGGCTTCCAGATATTTTACGCAATTTCTGGCAATACTCGCCGCTATTGGGATATCAGCAATGCTCAAGCATTATTGGGGTACGAACCTCAGGATAATGCCGAAGACTTACTCACAAATGAATCTCGCCAAGAAAATCAAGTCTGA
- a CDS encoding glycosyltransferase family 2 protein: protein MKNFPLVSVVIPAYNCAKFLPETLDSVFAQTYRPIEVIVVDDGSTDHTVEIVRAYPDVCYFYQENQGVSVARNVAIAAAQGEFIAFLDGDDIWKPDKLSIQITYMLDNPNVGITGTKALNFLESGTEVPTWFEPQRDLGEPTVIIPSTLVVCKSVFTQIGDFSPTYRASEDTEWLCRAKDAQISIVTIPEILTLRRFHGSNLSWKMNSTRKYRMFKILKESIARQRISGNSPKRFIS, encoded by the coding sequence ATGAAAAATTTTCCTTTAGTGAGTGTTGTTATCCCTGCCTATAACTGCGCTAAGTTTTTGCCAGAAACTCTCGACAGTGTATTTGCTCAAACCTATCGTCCCATCGAAGTCATCGTTGTGGATGATGGCTCAACTGACCACACTGTTGAGATTGTTCGTGCTTATCCAGATGTGTGCTATTTTTATCAAGAAAATCAAGGTGTATCTGTAGCTCGTAATGTGGCGATCGCTGCCGCACAAGGAGAATTTATTGCATTCTTAGATGGGGATGACATTTGGAAGCCCGATAAACTCAGTATCCAAATTACCTATATGCTCGACAATCCTAATGTTGGCATTACTGGCACAAAAGCTCTGAATTTCTTAGAGTCAGGCACTGAGGTTCCGACATGGTTTGAACCTCAGCGCGACCTTGGGGAGCCGACGGTGATCATTCCCAGTACGCTGGTTGTTTGCAAATCTGTGTTCACTCAAATTGGGGATTTCTCACCTACTTATCGTGCAAGCGAAGATACAGAATGGCTATGCCGAGCCAAAGATGCTCAAATATCTATTGTCACGATTCCTGAAATTCTTACCTTAAGACGGTTTCATGGCTCTAATCTATCTTGGAAAATGAACTCAACGCGTAAATATCGTATGTTCAAAATTCTCAAGGAATCGATCGCTCGTCAAAGGATATCTGGAAATTCCCCTAAAAGATTTATTTCATAG